From the Micromonospora echinofusca genome, the window TCCTCGCCGCCCACCCGGCGACCGACTCGCCCGAACCGGAGGGGGCGTGACGGCGGCCGGCGCCGCCGCCGGTCAGCCCACCTCGGGCACCGCGCGGGCGATGATCGCGGCGAAGTCGACGCCGCGGGGCAGCGTGCCGTACGCCTGGCCGTGGTCGCCGTCGAGCCGCGAGGCGCAGAAGGCGTCGGCGACGGCGGGGTGGCCGTGGCGCACCAGCAGCGCGCCCTGCAGGACCAGGGCGAGGCGCTCGACGACGCGGCGGGCCCGCAGCTCGACGTCGTCGGGATCGACCAGCTCGGCCCGAACCCGGCGTACGGCGGCGTCGAGCCGGGCGTCGGCGCCGGCCGCGGCGGCGACCTCGGCCTGGAACGCCGCCATGACCTCGGGTTCCCTGGCGAGGGCGCGCAGCACGTCCAGCGCGGCGACGTTGCCGGAGCCCTCCCAGATCGAGTTCAGCGGGGACTCGCGGAACAGCCGGGGCATGCCCGACTCCTCGACGTAGCCGTTGCCGCCCAGGCATTCGAGGGCCTCGGCGGCGTGCGCCGGCCAGCGCTTGCAGACCCAGTACTTGCCGACGGCGAGGGCGAGGCGCTTGAACGCGGTCTCGGCGGCGTCGCCGCGCGCGGACCGGTCGGTGGCCCCGGCGAGCCGCATCATCAGCACGGTGGCGGCCTCGCTCTCGACCGCGAGGTCGGCGAGCACGTTGCGCATCAGGGGCGCCTCGACGAGGTACCGGCCGAAGGCCTGCCGGTGGGTGGCGTGGTGGGCGGCGGTGATCACGCCCTGGCGCATCCCGGCCGCCGCGCCGATGACGCAGTCCAGCCGGGTCAGGTTGACCATGTCGATGATGGTGCGTACGCCGCGCCCCTCGTCGCCGACCCGCCAGGCGACCGCGTGCTCGTACTCGACCTCGGCGGAGGCGTTGGAACGGTTGCCGAGCTTGTCCTTGAGGCGCATCAGCCGCATGGGGTTGCGCGTGCCGTCGGGCAGGACGCGCGGCACGAGGAAGCAGGTGAGCCCGCCCGGCGCCTGGGCGAGGGTGAGGAAGACGTCGCACATCGGCGCGGACGTGAACCACTTGTGCCCGAGCAGGCGGTAGGTGCCGTCCGGCTCGGGGCGGGCGGTGGTGGTGTTGGCGCGTACGTCCGAGCCGCCCTGCTTCTCGGTCATCGACATGCCGGCCAGCAGTCCCCGCTTGGCCAGCGGCGCACGCAGCCCGAAGTCGTACGACGTGGCGGTGAGCAGCGGCTCGTAGCGCGCGGCCAACTCCGGGGCGTGCCGCAGCGCCGGCACGGCCGCGTAGGTCATCGAGATCGGGCAGCCGTGCCCGGCGTCGGGACGCCAGGTGTAGAACTTGGCCGCCCGCGCCACGTGCGCGCCGGGCCGATCGTCCGCCCACGGTGCGGCGTGCAGGCCGTGCGTGACCGCCGTGCGCATCAGCTCGTGCCAGGCGGGGTGGAACTCCACCTCGTCGACGCGGTTGCCGTGCCGGTCGTGGGTACGCAGCACCGGCGGGTGCTCGTTGGCCAGCCGCCCCTGCTCGATGGCCTGCTCGCCGCCGCCGAGGCGGCCCAGCTCGTGCAGCTCGGCGGCGGCCCAGCCGGCGCCCTCGCGGTCGAGCCCGTCGAGCAGGGCCGGGTCGTCGGCCGCGTCGTGACCGACCAGCGGCGGAACCTGGTTGAAGACCTCGTGCGTCGTCACGGCGACACTCCCAGCGCGCGGTGGAGGAACGTGATCAGGTGTGCGATGGTGCGCGGCCCGGCGACCCCGGCGGCCAGGGGACCGACCATGGCCTCGGCCAGGGCGCCGACCAGCGCGGTGGCGGTCAGCTCGGGATCCTGCGGGGGAAGCTCGCCGTTCGCCACCCCCTGCGCGACGTGGCCGGCGATCAGCTCGGCGTACGCGCGGCGGAAGACGAGCCGCTCGGCGTCGACCGCCGGGTCGGCCGGCTCGGCAAGCAGGGCGTACGCCAACCGGGGGGACCGCAGCGCCCGGCCGGAGAACGTCTCGATGACGGCGGTGACCCGCTCGGCGACCGTGTCCTCCCGCGCCGCCGCGCGCGCCACCGTGTCGACCTCGCGCTGCGAGGCCGTGCGGAACACCTCGGCGACCAGGTCGGCCTTGGTGGGGAAGTGCCGGTAGACGCTGCCGGTCGCCAACCCCGCCCGCTCGGCGACCGCGGCGACGGAGCAGCCGGCGTACCCGTGCTCGGCCATGATCTCCAGCGCGGCGGCGATGATCCGCTGCCGGGACGCGCTCAGCCGAGCCTGCACGCGCTCGGTGCTCCGGTAGACCACGCCAAGGATTGAACCATCGTTCACTCCTTGGCGGCAAGGCGCTCCTGGCCGGCGGAGGACCGCCCGCGACGCGGTCTAGGATCACTCTCTTCGGCAGGCGTACGCCCCGGAGTCCTCGAAGGCGGTCCCGCCGTGACCCCTGATCCGACCGACGTGAACCGCCGCCTGGACGCGGCGCTGGCGGGCGTGGCCGCCGCCTTCCGGGACATGACCGCCCACCGGCGGGAGACCAACTGCGAGTGCCACTGGGGCAGCGCCGAGGAACTGGCACTGCTCAAGACCCCCGACGTGCCGCTCGACGAGGACCTGCTGCGCCGCACGTACTGGACCACGGACTGGCGCTACCCGGGGCCGCTGCTGCGCCGCATCCTGCCCCCGGTGACCCGGCGCCTCGCGGCGGGTGAGGTGGAGTCGCTCTCCGGGATGGACCCCCTGTCCCGCCTGTTCGTGATGGGTCGCTGGCTGGACTGGCCCGCCGCGCAACGCGACGCGGTACGGGAGTTCCTGGACGCCTGGTGGCAGCACACCCTGGTGGACCCCGGGGCGAAGGTCCCCGCCCACGAGGCCCTGGCCTTCGTCGCCGAGGTCACCGGGCAGCTCGCCCCTTGGCTGAACACCTGGGCGCAGCTGCTGGCCGGCCCGACGGCGCGGCGGATGCTGGCCGCGGCGGCCGACGAGTGGATGTCCGACCTGCTCGGCGACCGCCTGCCCTGGTCGAGCTGGCGCGACGAGGAGGACACGCCGTGCCTCGCGCTGTCGATGTGGGTGCTACGGCACGCGCCGCCCGCGCTGCGGGAGCACGACGCGTCCGGCGAGCTGTGCGACCTCGTACGGCTGCTCGCCCTCCCCCACGCCGACCGGTGGGGCGGGCGCGGCTGAGGTCTGTTCCGCAAGCCGTGACTGGCTGCACCGGACTCGACGGGCCGGCGGTGTAGTCCCCCTCGCCTCGATACCGCACAGGCATTTTCATACCTCACAGGTATCGGCGTTCCGGCGGCAGCGGTCCGTCAGCCTCACGCGCCTTCCACGTCCTCCGTCAGCCAGAACGCCATCGCTGCCACGAACGGCGACAGGGGCACCCCCGTCTCCGGGAGGTGCCCCTGTCGCGGCGGCCGGTACGCGGCCCGATGAGCTGCGGTCAGCAGCCCTGCCGTCGGCTGTAGATCTGGTGACGCTCGCCCGCCCACCCGATGTAGCCGACTGCCTCGACGCAGTAGGACGCCACGCCGGTGACGCCGACCGGGCCGGCGTGGTAGCTGAAGTCGCCCGAGTCGGTGTCCGCGCTGCCCGAGCGGGTGCAGTGCGCGCCCTCGCCCGAGCGCTCGGCGCAGCGGTAGATCTGCACGAAGGTGGGCGCCGACTTCCCGTAGGCCGCGCCACGGTGGTAGAAGCACGCGCTGTTGGTGCCCCCGTTGCTGCTGTTGTAGTAGATCACCAGCTCGCCGAGGCCCGAGGACTGCACCTGGCTGTAGATGATCGTGCCCGAGCAGGAGCCGGCGGCCTGCGCGGCGGGCGCGCCGATCACCATGACCGACGCGATGGTCACCAGCGCCATCAGGGTCGAGAACAGTCTCTTCATGATCACCAAGCCTATCCACAGTCGACTGTCGCCTGTTGTGGATCATGATCGCACGACGCGGCCTCCGGCGGTGCCCCGGCCTAGCGCCACCAGGGGCGGTCGACGACGAGTTCCTCAAGGTCACGGACGTTCTCGGCGACCGCCCGCGCGGGGGTGTCCGGGCGTTGCAGCGCGACCCGGAGGTCCGAGGATAGATAGCTCGCCTCACGCACCTCGCACTCCTGGCGCAGGGCCGCCGGGACGTCTCCGCGAGTGGCCCGCGGCGTGGATGATCTTCACGACGACGTCGGCGCCGACGTAGACGTGGTGTGCGAGAGGCTGTCGGCCGTGGTCATCGGGCCGGGGTCGCGGCCCAGGGCCGTGGCGGCGATCGCATGGGCGACGTCGTGGGACTGTCGCAGGTCGGTCGTCGGCGGTGGCGGGGTCGCCTCACCCGCGTCCTGGCGGGAGTCGTCCCAGTCGAGTCGGTAGCGCTGTTCGAGGCGACCGCTGCGCGGGTGCGGGACGGCCTCGCCGTGGGGCAGCCAGCCGGCGGCCTCGTACAGGCTCACCGCCCGCGGGTTGTCGACGTAGACGCCCAGCTCGGCACGGGCGAAACCCGCCGCCGCGAGGTGGGCGGGGGCGGCCCGCAGCAACTGCCGGCCGACGCCCCGACCCCAGGCGGCGGGTTCCACGCCGAGGTACCGGATCTCGGCGGTCGAGCCGTCCGCCGGCACGGGCTCGACCGCCGCGAAACCGACGACCCTACCGGCGTCGAGGGCCACCAGCAGGAGCGAGCGGGGTGTGCCGTCGAGCACCGCCTGGATCAGGGGGCGGGCGAGGCGGAGCGGCGCGACCTCGGTGGCGCCGTCGCGGGCCGCGGTCGCCTCCGCCCAGATCCGGGCGGCCTCGTCGATGTGCCGTTCACGGGTGGTCGGCCGTACCTGCACGTCGCTCATCGACACAGTCTGTCGATGCGGCGTCCCGGTGGCGACCCGGTTTGTCGCGCCGCTCCGCGCGACGCCGGCCCCACACAGCGCGCTACGGGGCGACGGGGCGACGGGGCGACGGGGCAAGCTTCCAGGCGATCACGCCGGCCGCGACCAGCAGGACGGCGGCGAGGGCGCGTCCCACGCCCAGTCGAAGCCGCCTTCGGCCGCCCGACGCGTCAGGGCCGGGATCTCCCGGCCGACGGCGGCGAGTGGCCGAGCGCCCTCAGCCCGGTCCTGCCGGGCGTGACCCGCCCCGACAGGAGTAGCCGGTGCGGGAACGGGCAGACGGGGGCGGTGAGCCAGCGTCGCGACGTTCCCGACGGCCGGGCCGGTGCCGCGCGCGCCGACCCCGAGCCGGAGGTGGCGCAGGCGTTCGACCGGCTGGTCGAGGAGGGCGACGTCCGGCTCGCCCGGCCCTGGCCGGCGCTGATCGTCACCGGCCTGCTCGGCGGGATCGACGTGGGCACCGGGGTGCTGGCGTACCTGCTGGTCCTGGACGCCACCGGGCAGAAGCTGCTGGCGGGGCTCGCGTTCGGCATCGGGTTCGTGGCCCTGCTGCTGGCCCGCAGCGAGCTGTTCACCGAGAACTTCCTGGTGCCGGTGACGGCCGTGGCCGCCCGCCGGAACTCACTCGCCGCCCTGGGCCGGCTCTGGGCCGTCACGCTGACCGGCAACCTGCTGGGCGGCTGGCTGGTGGCGTGGTTGATCACCCGCGCGTTGCCCGGGCTGCGGGACACCGCCACCTCGGCCGGCACCCACTTCGCCGCGCTGGGCGTGAACCTGCACTCGTTCACCCTGGCGGTGCTCGCCGGGCTGGTGATCACCCTGATGACCCGGATGCAGCACTCCACCGAGAGCCTCGGCGTACGGCTGGTGCCGGCGCTGCTCTTCGGCGCGCTGCTCGCCGGCGGGGAACTCTTCCACAGCGTGCTCGACTCGATCCTGATGTTCACCGCGCTCACCGCCGGCCGGGCGCCGTTCGGCTACCTGGACTGGCTCGGCGCCCTCGGCTGGTCGGTGCTGGGCAACATCGTCGGCGGGGTGGGCCTGGTGGCCTTCCTCCGCATGGCCCGGGTGCCGCAAGAGCTCGCCCGGGAACGCGCCCGCAACCGCTGACCGGAGGCACCGCACGCCGGCGGGACGCGGGGAGGCCGTACGGAACGGCCCGGAACGCGGGCGAGCCCCGGTCGATGGTGCGATCGACCGGGGCTCGTCACGTGGTACGGGTCAGGCGAGGTCGAACCGGTCGAGTTCCATGACCTTCGTCCAGGCCGCGACGAAGTCGGCGACGAACTTCTCGCGCGCGTCCTGGCTGGCGTATACCTCCGCGAGGGCCCGCAGCTGGGAGTTGGAGCCGAAGACGAGGTCGACCGCGGTGGCGGTCCACTTCACCTCGTCGGTGGCCAGGTCCCGGATCTCGTAGACGTGCTCGTCGGACTGCGACGCCTTCCACCGGGTGCCCGGGGAGAGCAGGTTGGCGAAGAAGTCGTTGGTGAGCACGCCGGGCTTGTCGGTGAGGACGCCGTGCCGGCTGCCGCCGACGTTGGCCCCGAGCGAGCGCAGGCCGCCGACGAGGACGGTCATCTCGGGCGCGGTCAGGTTGAGCATGTACGCCCGGTCGAGCAGCAGCACCTCCGGCTGGGTCTTCTCGCCCGCCCGCAGGTAGTTGCGGAACCCGTCGGCGCGCGGTTCGAGGACCCGGAAGGACTCGACGTCGGTCTGCTCGAGGCTGGCGTCGGTGCGGCCCGGGTGGAACGGCACGGTCACGTCGACGCCGGCGTCGCGCGCCGCCTTCTCGACGGCCGCCGAGCCGGCCAGCACGATCAGGTCCGCGAGCGAGATCTTCGCCCCGCCGCCGGCGTTGAACTCCCGCCGGATGCCCTCCAGGGCCTCCAGGACCGTCGCGAGCTGCTCGGGCTGGTTGACCTCCCAGCTGCGCTGCGGCTCCAGGCGGATCCGCGCGCCGTTGGCGCCGCCGCGCTTGTCCGTGGAGCGGAAGCTGGCGGCCGAGGCCCAGGCGGTGGAGACGAGCTGGGCGGTCGTCAGGCCGGACTCCAGGACCTTCGCCTTGAGGGCGGCGACGTCGGCGTCACCGACCAGCTCGTGGTCGACGGCCGGCACCGGGTCCTGCCACAGCTGGGGCTCCGGCACCCACGGCCCGAGGAAGCGGCTGACCGGACCCATGTCGCGGTGCAGCAGCTTGTACCAGGCCTTGGCGAACGCCAACGCGAACTCGTCGGGGTGCTCCAGGAAGCGGCGCGAGATCTTCTCGTACGCCGGGTCGACGCGCAGCGACAGGTCCGTCGTGAGCATCGTCGGCTTGTGCTTCTTCGACGGGTCGTGGGCGTCCGGGATGATCGCCTCGGCGTCCTTGGCGACCCACTGCTTCGCGCCGCCGGGGCTGGTGGTCAGCTCCCACTCGTGGCCGAAGAGGATCTCGAAGAACCGGTTGCTCCACTGCGTCGGCACGTCGGTCCACGTCACCTCGAGGCCGCTGGTGATCGTGTCCGCGCCCTTGCCGCTGCCATAGGTGCTCAGCCAGCCCAGGCCCTGCGCCTCCAGCGGGGCGCCCTCGGGTTCGGGGCCCACGTGGTCGTCGGCGACACCGGCGCCGTGGGTCTTGCCGAAGGTGTGGCCACCGGCGATGAGGGCGACGGTCTCCTCGTCGTTCATGGCCATCCGGGCGAAGGTCTCGCGGATGAAGTGGGCCGCCGCGAGCGGGTCGGCGTTGCCGTTCGGGCCCTCCGGGTTGACGTAGATCAGACCCATCTCGGTCGCCCCGACCTCCGGCGCCATCTCCTTCTCGGAGACGTAGCGCTCGTCGCCGAGCCAGGTGTCCTCCGGGCCCCAGAAAATCTCCTCGGGCTCCCAGACGTCCTCCCGGCCGAAGGCGAAGCCGAAGGTCTTGAAGCCCATCGACTCCAGGGCGACGTTGCCGGCGAGCACGAGCAGGTCGGCCCACGAGATCTTCTGGCCGTACTTCTGCTTCACCGGCCACAGCAGCCGGCGGGCCTTGTCGAGGTTGGCGTTGTCCGGCCAGCTGTTGAGCGGGGCGAACCGCTGCCCGCCGTCGCCGGCGCCGCCGCGACCGTCGTGGATGCGGTAGGTGCCCGCCGCGTGCCAGCTCATCCGGATCATCAGGCCGCCGTAGTGGCCGAAGTCGGCCGGCCACCAGTCCTGCGAGGTGGTGAGGACCTCGACGATGTCCCGCTTGAGCGCCTCGACGTCGAGCTTGGCGAACTCCTTGGCGTAGCTGAAGTCCTCCCCCAGCGGGCTGGCCTTGGACGAGTGGGCGTGCAGCACCGACAGGTCGATCTGGTTGGGCCACCAGTCCCGGTTGGTACGCGGACGACCCCCGGTCTTCGGCGTCGGCGAGTCGATCGCCGGGTTCTCGCTCTCGCTGCCGTGCGCGGTCACGGAGTCGTGCGCGACCGGGCAGCCGGCCGCCTCCTTCTTGTCCACGCCCTGTGCGCTGGAGGGAGCGTTGTCCTGCATGTCGCTCATCTACTTCCTTCCGAACTGGCGGACCACTGGGAGGTGCGTTCGGCCGCACACCCGGGGCAGGTGCCCCAGAACACGACCTCCGCCTCGTCGACCGTGAAGCCGTGGTCGTCGGAGGCGGTGAGACAGGGGGCACGGCCGACAGCGCAGTCGACGTCGGCGATCGCGCCGCAGGAGCGGCACACGACGTGGTGGTGGTTGTCGCCCACCCGGCACTCGTAGCGGGCGGTCGCCCCGGCGGGCTGGATGCGCCGCACCAGGCCGGCGTCGGTGAGCGCGCGCAACACGTCGTAGATCGCCTGGTGGGAGACCGTGGGCTGGGCCACCCGCACCAGCGCGATCACCGTGTCGGTGTCGACGTGCGGATGGTCGCGCAGCGCTGCGAGCACCGCCAGTCGAGGCCGGGTCACGCGCAGCGAGACCGCCCGCAGCTGAGCCTCGAAGTCGGACGCCACGCGATGAATATAGTCGACTCTTCTGGAATGAATCAGGTTTTGCTTCGGCTCAACTCCGCGGCCCCGGGGGCACGGCCCGCCGGTCAGTCGGCCGCTTCGACGTACGCCGCCAGGTTGGCCAGCGAGGAGGCGATCCCGGCCTCGTGGTCCGCCTGGTCGATGCCGGGCGGCACGTCCGTGGCGGTGACGGTCACCCCGCTACCCTCCTGACCCGCAGAAGGCGTGCATGGCCGGGCCGCCGTGGGGCAGTAGGTGGCGATGGATGAACAGGTGATGGTGTTCGCGCCCGCGCCGCTCTTGACCGTGACCATCGAGCAGCAGGCCGACGCGGTCGAGCTGCACCTGCACCCCGGCGGGCAGGGGGTGTGGCAGACCCGCATGATCGCGGCCCTCGGCACGCCGGTCACGCTGTGCGTGGCCGTCGGCGGCGAGGTCGGCGACGCGCTGCGCAAGCTGCTCGTCGACGAGGACGTGACGGTACGCGTGGTGAACCGGCAGTCGGGGACGGGCTGGTACGTGCACGACCGGCGCGACGGCTCGCGGGCGGAGATCGCCGAGGACCCGGGTGCGCCGATGGTCCGCCACGACATCGACGAGCTGTACACGGTGACGCTGACCGAGGGACTGCGGGCGCCGGTGAGCGTCCTCAGCGGCCCGGCCGACCCGGACGTGGTCGACTCGGACATCTACCGGCGCCTGGCCGCCGACCTGAGCGCCAACGGCGGCACCGTCGTCGCGGACCTCTCCGGCCCGCACCTGGCGGCGGTGCTGGAGGGCGGCGTCGCCGTGCTCAAGGTCAGCCACGAGGAGCTGATGGACGACGGCTACGCGGACGACGACAGCGTCGAGTCCCTGCTCGACGCCGGCCGGCGCCTGCAACGGAAGGGCGCGAAATCGGTGCTGATCAGCCGGGCCGGGGAGCCGGCCCTGGCCCTGCTCGACGACGGTACGGCGCTACAGGTGCACGCCCCGCCGCTGGAACTGGCCGACCACCGGGGCGCCGGTGACTCGATGACCGCCGGCGTCGCCGCGGTGCTCGCCCGTGGCGGCGACCTGCGGGAGGCCATCCGCATCGGCGCCGCGGCCGGGGCGCTCAACGTCACCCGGCACGGCCTGGGCACCGGCCGGGCGGAGGCCGTACGGGAACTCGCCGGGCGGGTGCGGCTGACGTCGCTGCAGGACGCGTCGGGGGGCTCCGATGACGGGTGACCGGTCGGCGCGTGTCCTGGTGACCAACGACGACGGCGTGCTCGCCCCCGGCATCCGCTGGCTCGCCCGCGCCGCGTACGAACGCGGCCTCGACGTGGTGGTCGCCGCGCCGCAGTCCGAGGCGAGCGGAATGAGCGCCGCCCTGTCCGCGGTCACCGACGACGGGCGGGTGATGTTCACGCGGACGGAGCTGACCGGGCTGCCCGAGGTGCCGGCGTACGGCGTGGCGGCCTCGCCCGGCTACATCGCCATCCTGGCCGGGCTCGGTGTGTTCGGGCCGCCTCCGGAGCTGGTGCTCTCGGGCATCAACCGGGGCGCGAACGCGGGACACGCGATCCTGCACTCGGGCACCGTGGGCGCGGCGTTGACCGCCGGCAACGGCGGCGCCCGGGCCTTGGCCGTGTCGCTGGACGTGCTGTCGCCGGCGACGGCGAGCGCGGGCAGCGCGGGCGCGGCGATCGACGTGCTGGACACCGTCGACGACGAGGCCCGCCACTGGTCCACCGCCGCCGGGCTGGCCGGGCACCTGCTGCCCTGGCTGCTCGACGCGACCCCCGGCACGGTGCTGAACCTCAACGTTCCCGACCTGCCGGCCGAGCAGGTCGCCGGGCTGCGCCAGGCCACCCTCGCCCCGTTCGGGCAGGTGCAGGTCGCCATCGCCGAGAGCGGCCACGACTACGTCCGTACGGCCATCGAGGAAAACGGCGCCCGCCACGTCCCCGGCACCGACCTGGCCTGGCTGGCCGACGGCTACGCCGCCGTCACCGCCGTACGGGCCCTGGGCGACCTGCCCGACGTGCGGATACCGATGGCGCAGGCCGGCGGCCCGGTCGTCGGCTGATCCGTCCCGGAAGCGACCCCGCCCCGGCGGTGGCCGGCGGGGCGGTGCCATGTCTCGTCGGGTCAGACTCCGCCGGTGGCGCGGTCGCGGTCGCGGTCGGCCTCGGCGTCGGCCGCGCCTGTCGGGACGCCGTCGCTGTCGCGGCTGGCCCCGGACAGGTCCACGTCGGCACCGGCGCGGGCGGCGTCGGCGGCCGCGTAGGCCGTAGTCGGCTCTCGCGCTCCCCGGCCCGTGATCGGGCGCCGCGACAGTTTCCTGCGGGTGGACCGGGCCCAACCGGGCTCCGCAGCGGCCTCGCGGGGGCGAGCATCAGCAGCATGGGGCTTCGGGGAGGCGGCGGGCGGGACCTGCTGGAACGCCGGGAGGACGTGCGGCAGGCGAACTTCCTGGAACTCTTCGTCGACCTGGTGCTGGTGTTCGCCCTCGCCGGGGTGGTCGACCGGGTGATGCAGGACATCAGCGCGGGCGACCCGGTCGTACGGTGGCGGTCGCTGGCGTACCTGCTGGTCCTGGCCATGCCGCTGATCTGGTTGTGGATCACCACGGCGCACATCACCAGCTGGTTCGACCCCCGCCGCCGCAAGATCCAGTGGATCGTGCTGGCCAGCGCGTTCGGCCTGCTGGTCATGGCCTCGTCCCTGCCGTACGCGTTCGCCAGCCGGGGTTGGGCGTTCGTGCTGCCGTACCTCGTCCTGCACTGCGCCCGCCCGCTGCTCCTCCTGCCCAGCCTGCACGGGCACGCCCTGCGCGACCTCTACCTCCGGTCGGTGCTGTGGTGCACGGCCCCGGCGGCGATCTGGATTGCCGGCGCACTGGTCGGCGGCGTCGCCCGGGCCACCCTCTGGGCAGTCGCGGTGACGGTGGACATCGTCGCCGCGCAACTGCGTTGGCCACTGCCCCGCCGGGCCCGGCCACCGGTCAGCGCGTGGGCGATGGACAGCGGCCACCACCTGCCCGAGCGCTACCAGCAGCTGCTGCTGATCGCCCTCGGCGAGACCGTCCTGGCCGCGGGCATCACCTTCACGGACCAGCCGGCCACCGCGGCCACGTCGGCCGCGCTGGTGGTGGCGTACCTGTCGACGGTGCTGCTCTGGCGGATCTACTTCTACCGCTCCGGGCAGGTCCTCACCGAAGCGGTCGCCGCCGCCGGGGACCGGCTGGCCGCCGGCCAGGCCACCGGCATCGCCCACGTCGTCATGGTGGTCGGCATCGTCACCACCGCCGTCGGCTACGAGATCGTGCTGGAACACCCCGGCGGCCGGCCCGAACCGGTGTGGCTCGCGGTGGTCCTCGGCGGTCCGGCCCTGTTCCTCTACGGTCGCATCCGCCTGGAACGGGTCGTGTTCAACCGGCTGTCGATCCGCCGGGTCGCCGCCATCGCCACCCTCGCGGCGGCTGCCGTACCGCTGCGTCTCGCCCCACCGCTGATGGCCGCCGTGGTGGCCGCGATCGTGCTGCTCGGGGTCGCTCTGGCCGATGCCGGCCACGCCGCCCGCCGCCCACCCGAGCGGCCCTCCCCAGCGCACTGACCGGGAGGGCACGGCCACACCCTGGCTGTCCTCGAACACCCAGACGATCTCCGCCAGGGTCTCCGGGCCACCAGGCGGTTGCCCTGCGCCGCGTGACCCGGCCCGATGTGGTGCCCCGCACCTCCCGACCCGGGTCCCGGGCCAGCAGCTCGGTCAGGACGTCCTGCGGCGAGCGGCCCTCGGCGAGCAACGGCAGGCCGTCGTACGCCAGGAAGGGGTTGCGGGTGGCCGGGGTCGCCACCGCGCCGCAATCAGAAAGGTCATGATCGGCAGTTACCCGGCCGGACGCCCGCCATGCGGGAGCGGCATGAGCGGACGTCGGCGCGCTACTCGTTGGTGAGCTGCTCGCGAAGGATGTCGGCGTGCCCGCAGTGCTGGGCGAGCTCGCGCAGCACGTGGAGATACACCCAGCGCAGCGGAAGCGGGCCCCGCCGGTGCCCGTGGAGGATGTCGTCCAGGCCCAGGGACGACGTCGCACGGCGTGATGCCGCGCAGGCTTCGCGGTGCGCGTGCCGGACGCTGGCGATCGTGTCGTCCTCAGCGAGGACGAACGAGTCCTCCGACCTCGCCGGGATGCCGATCTCCGAGCGCGAGCGGCCGGTGACGGCTTCGTCGAACCAGACCTTCTCCACGAAGGTCGCGTGCTTCACGAGACCGAGCAGCGTGGTCCGGGAGGCCACCAACGAGCGACGCGCCTGTTCCTCGGTCAGCCCGTCCAGGCAGCCGTTGAGCGCGCCACGGTGCTCGTCGAGGAACGCCTCGAACTGGTCGCGGGCCGGCTGCGCGACGATCCGGTCGTCGAAGGTGGGCGGGTAGGAAGGCATGGGCAGAGCATTCCAGACCGTGACCCGGTCTCCGCCCCTGCGGTCAGTCGTCGATCGCCTGGTGGACGGCGGTCGAGACGAGCCCGCCGCCAAACGTACCTGTTGCGCGACGCCCGCAGGGTCCCCGACACCGTCCACAGGCACACGAACAGCCGTGTCACGTCCGGTCGGCCGCGCCGAACAGGTAACGCAGCTCGTCCAGCATGACGACCAGCACCCCGGCGACCAGCGCCCCGACGGCGGCCAGCACCGCTTCACCAGGGCGTACGGGCCCGGCCGGGGCGAGCGCGCCAGCGATCGCGCAGCCGATGAGCAACGCGTTGCGCCACACGTGGTGCCGGCCCAGGGGCGCGGCCGTGCGGCCGAAGCAGCGGCAGGTGGCGCCGCCCCGCCGCAGGTTCGCGGCGATGGCGACGGTGAAGGCGAGCAGCAGGGCCGCTGACAGGAGGAAGCCGGCCATCGGGAACACGGCCAGCAGGACGACGGCGCTGAACTCGGCGGCGATCACGGCCACGGCGAGCGGACCTGCCGGCTGGTAGCCCATGTCGTGCAC encodes:
- a CDS encoding isovaleryl-CoA dehydrogenase; this encodes MTTHEVFNQVPPLVGHDAADDPALLDGLDREGAGWAAAELHELGRLGGGEQAIEQGRLANEHPPVLRTHDRHGNRVDEVEFHPAWHELMRTAVTHGLHAAPWADDRPGAHVARAAKFYTWRPDAGHGCPISMTYAAVPALRHAPELAARYEPLLTATSYDFGLRAPLAKRGLLAGMSMTEKQGGSDVRANTTTARPEPDGTYRLLGHKWFTSAPMCDVFLTLAQAPGGLTCFLVPRVLPDGTRNPMRLMRLKDKLGNRSNASAEVEYEHAVAWRVGDEGRGVRTIIDMVNLTRLDCVIGAAAGMRQGVITAAHHATHRQAFGRYLVEAPLMRNVLADLAVESEAATVLMMRLAGATDRSARGDAAETAFKRLALAVGKYWVCKRWPAHAAEALECLGGNGYVEESGMPRLFRESPLNSIWEGSGNVAALDVLRALAREPEVMAAFQAEVAAAAGADARLDAAVRRVRAELVDPDDVELRARRVVERLALVLQGALLVRHGHPAVADAFCASRLDGDHGQAYGTLPRGVDFAAIIARAVPEVG
- a CDS encoding TetR/AcrR family transcriptional regulator; translation: MVYRSTERVQARLSASRQRIIAAALEIMAEHGYAGCSVAAVAERAGLATGSVYRHFPTKADLVAEVFRTASQREVDTVARAAAREDTVAERVTAVIETFSGRALRSPRLAYALLAEPADPAVDAERLVFRRAYAELIAGHVAQGVANGELPPQDPELTATALVGALAEAMVGPLAAGVAGPRTIAHLITFLHRALGVSP
- a CDS encoding GNAT family N-acetyltransferase: MSDVQVRPTTRERHIDEAARIWAEATAARDGATEVAPLRLARPLIQAVLDGTPRSLLLVALDAGRVVGFAAVEPVPADGSTAEIRYLGVEPAAWGRGVGRQLLRAAPAHLAAAGFARAELGVYVDNPRAVSLYEAAGWLPHGEAVPHPRSGRLEQRYRLDWDDSRQDAGEATPPPPTTDLRQSHDVAHAIAATALGRDPGPMTTADSLSHTTSTSAPTSS
- a CDS encoding formate/nitrite transporter family protein, whose protein sequence is MSQRRDVPDGRAGAARADPEPEVAQAFDRLVEEGDVRLARPWPALIVTGLLGGIDVGTGVLAYLLVLDATGQKLLAGLAFGIGFVALLLARSELFTENFLVPVTAVAARRNSLAALGRLWAVTLTGNLLGGWLVAWLITRALPGLRDTATSAGTHFAALGVNLHSFTLAVLAGLVITLMTRMQHSTESLGVRLVPALLFGALLAGGELFHSVLDSILMFTALTAGRAPFGYLDWLGALGWSVLGNIVGGVGLVAFLRMARVPQELARERARNR
- the katG gene encoding catalase/peroxidase HPI; amino-acid sequence: MSDMQDNAPSSAQGVDKKEAAGCPVAHDSVTAHGSESENPAIDSPTPKTGGRPRTNRDWWPNQIDLSVLHAHSSKASPLGEDFSYAKEFAKLDVEALKRDIVEVLTTSQDWWPADFGHYGGLMIRMSWHAAGTYRIHDGRGGAGDGGQRFAPLNSWPDNANLDKARRLLWPVKQKYGQKISWADLLVLAGNVALESMGFKTFGFAFGREDVWEPEEIFWGPEDTWLGDERYVSEKEMAPEVGATEMGLIYVNPEGPNGNADPLAAAHFIRETFARMAMNDEETVALIAGGHTFGKTHGAGVADDHVGPEPEGAPLEAQGLGWLSTYGSGKGADTITSGLEVTWTDVPTQWSNRFFEILFGHEWELTTSPGGAKQWVAKDAEAIIPDAHDPSKKHKPTMLTTDLSLRVDPAYEKISRRFLEHPDEFALAFAKAWYKLLHRDMGPVSRFLGPWVPEPQLWQDPVPAVDHELVGDADVAALKAKVLESGLTTAQLVSTAWASAASFRSTDKRGGANGARIRLEPQRSWEVNQPEQLATVLEALEGIRREFNAGGGAKISLADLIVLAGSAAVEKAARDAGVDVTVPFHPGRTDASLEQTDVESFRVLEPRADGFRNYLRAGEKTQPEVLLLDRAYMLNLTAPEMTVLVGGLRSLGANVGGSRHGVLTDKPGVLTNDFFANLLSPGTRWKASQSDEHVYEIRDLATDEVKWTATAVDLVFGSNSQLRALAEVYASQDAREKFVADFVAAWTKVMELDRFDLA